ACCGTTCTCGAATCTCGACGTGAGCCTCCGCGTGCGGATGCGCGAGGAGGTGAAGCGCATTCTCGACGAGGCGGGCGTGACGGCCGTCTCGGTCACCCACGACCAGGAGGAGGCGCTGTCGATCTCCGACCGCGTCGCCGTCGTCAACGACGGCACGGTCGAACAGATCGGCGACCCCGGAGAGGTGTTCGAGCACCCCACCTCCCGGTTCGTCGCCTCCTTCCTGGGGCAGGCGAGCTTCCTCCCGGCGCGCGTCAGCGAGAGCGGGATAGAGACGAGCGTCGGGTCGTACGACCGTGACCTGTTGAAGGGGCTCGGCGACGGCTACGTCGGCAGCCACGTCGACGTGCTGGTTCGCCCCGACGACCTCCGGGCCACCCCGGTCGCCGAGGGCGACGCCGACGGCGAGGTGATCCGCCGCCAGTACACCGGCCCATCGTTCGTCTATCACGTGAAGCTCGACGACGGCACCGTCCTGCGCTGTCTCCACAACCACACCGAGGAGTTCGAGGTGGGCGAGCCCGTCGCCGTGACGCTCGTCGCCGACCACGCCCTCGCGTGGTACCCCGCCGAGTAGATGACGGGCGCCTCGACCGAACGCGAGCGCGATGAGAGTGCCGGCAGCGAGGACGGAACCGCCGCGCGGGCGGTCGCGGCCGTCCGGTCGCGACTCGACGCCGGCCGCGTCGCCGCGATCGTGCTCGCCGCGATCGGCGCAGCCGTCGCGGTCGTGGTCGCCACCGGCGTGTTCCCGTTCCGGTCGCTCAACCACGACGAGGGCGTCTACCTCCAGCAGGCCGATATGCTGCTGTCCGGGCAGGTGTTCCTGCGTCCCCCGGTCGAGGACGCGTTTCGGCCGTGGTTCTTCGTCGAGAGCGAGCGCGGCCTGTACTCGAAGTACGCGCCCGTCCCGTCGACGGTGTTCGCGCTCGGGAAGCTGCTGGGCGGGTACACGGTCGCGCTCGCGGGGATCGCCGCCGGCCTCGTCGCCGGCACGGTCGCGCTCGGTCGTGAACTGTTCGACGCGCGCGTCGGCGCCCTCGCGGGCGTCCTCCTGCTCGCGACGCCGCTGTTCGTGGTTCACAGCGGCGTGTACCTTCCGTACGCGCTGACGGCGACCCTGAACGTCGCGTTCGCCGTCTGGTACCTCCGCGGGGAACGACGCGAGAGCCGGCGCGACGCGACGCTCGCCGGCGCCGCCGTCGGCCTCGCCTTCTTCGCGCGCCCGTACACCGCGGTGTTGTTCGCGACCCCGTTCGTGCTCCACGCGGTCGTGACTCTCGCCGCCTCTGGCGCGTGGCGCGTACCGCCGGCCGCCGCCGAGCTCGTCGATGAACCGGCCGACGAACGGGCGCGGGGGCTGTTCGTCCGCCGCCTGATCACGGCCGCGCTGGGAACAGCGGGGGTGCTCGCCACCTTCGGGTACAACGCCGTCGTCACCGGCGACCCGTTCCTGTTCCCGTATCTCGCGTTCGCCCCGGAGGACGGCGTCGGCTTCGGCGAGCGCGCCATCCTCGGGCACGTGGTGGACTACACGCCCGAACTCGGGGTCGAGGCGAACCGGCTGGTGTTGGACACGCTGTTCACCGACTGGGTCGTCGCGGGGTCGCTGGGGGCGGCCGCGGCCGCAGCCGGCGTCGCACTCGCGCTCGTCGGGCGGGGGCTTCCGGGCGACCATAAGGCCGGCGACGGCGCGCTCGGCGGACGGGTCCGTCGGGGGCTGCTCGCGGCGACGTTCGCGAGCGTCGCCGCCGGCAACGTCGCCTTCTGGGGCAACTTCAACGTCCTCGGCGCGCTGGAGGTGCGCACAGACGGCCTGATCTACTACCTCGGTCCGTACTACCACTACGACCTGATCGTCCCGACGGCCGTGTTCGCGGCGGTGGCGTGCGTCGCCCTCGCGGACGGCCTGCGGGGGGCCGCGACCCAACTCGCCGAACGGGCGGGCCGGGTCGAGCCGCGCCACGCCCGCGCGGTCGCGACGGTCGCGCTCCTCGTCGCCGGCGCGGCCGCGGGCGGCGTCGCCGTCGGCGCCGTCGACGACACCGTCGAGCGCAACGAGGCGGTGACCGAGGAGCTCCGCGCCGGCTACGGGCCGCTAGTCGCCGACGGCGACCCCGGCGCGGCGGTCCCCGAGGACTCGGTCCTGTTCCTCCCGACGCCGTACGGCCCGTGGCTCAACCACCCGTTCCAGGCGCTGCGCAACGACCCCGGCCACGACGGCCCCCGGGTGTACGCGCTGGGCGACACGCGGGAACTGGAGGTCGCCCGCGAGTACCCCGACCGCGACCTCTACCGCTACGTGTACGCGGGGTCGTGGGTGCCGACCGACGACTCCACGGTCCGCGGCGGGGTCCGGGAGGTCGAGCGCGTCGCCGGCGACCGACTGTACCTGAACGCGACGCTCCAGCGTCCCGAGTCCGTCGAGGGAACCACCGTCCGCGTGACCGGCGACCGCGGGTCGACGTACCTCGTGGCGAACGATTCCGGCGGCCCCCTGTCGCTGTCGATGGTCGTCGAGGACGGCGAACTCACCGTGAGCGGTGAGGATCTGGTCGTCAGCGGCGGCGAGGGCGGCGAGGCCGAGGGCGCGGTGTTGCCGCTCGACGACGGCGACGAGATCGACGTGGAGGTGTTCGTCTCCACCGGACCCGCAAGCGGGTACAGCTACCGGCTGTCGTTCCCGTACGAGCGGATCGACGGGACGGCCCGGGCGCTGACGGCGACCGTCGAGCGGTGTCCGGTGCCGACGCGCTGTGTCCCGGAGGGCGTGGGCGACTCCCCGCCCGACCGCGGGATCGAGGTGACGCTGACGACGCCGACGTGACCGGGGCCAAAGCGACGGACGTCTCCGACCGGGTCCCCCTCCGATCCACGGTCTCGAACCGACACGCGTCACCGACACAGGGTTATTTGTTATCTCAGCGACTGATAGCCGGTATCGTGCGACAGACACGCCGGGAGTCGATACGGTTGGTCGGTGCAGTCGGCGTCGGCGTGTCCGGTGGCTGCTTGGGGCGTGGAGTGGGTCGAGGAACCGAGGATCCGTCGAACGTTCGCGTCGGATCGAAGTCGTTCCCGGAACAACGAGTACTGGGATATCTGGCGTACCACGGGCTTCAGTCGGTCGAGGGAATACAGGTCGTCAACGAGATCGGCTACGGGAACTCTCGCGAGAACTGGGAGGCGACAAGGACCGGGATCAAGGACCTCTACTGGGAGTACACGGGAACGGCGTGGAGTCGGCTCCCGCCGCGCCGTGACGAACGGATAACGGATCCGGACCGGCTGTACCGGCTCGTGAGCGAGGACGCTCGGTCACAGGGTGTGCGGATGGCCCCTCCGGCCTCGTTCTCCAACGGGTACGTCCTGATCGCCGACCGCGACTGGAGCGAACGAACCGGCGTGACGACGATCAGTGAGTTCGCGACGCACGTCGGATCGGGGGACACCGACTTCGGAGTGGCCCTCAACGAGGACTTCTATCACCGGTCGGACGGGTGGTCCGGGCTTGTCGAGTACTACGGGATCGGGTCCGAAGCCAAGGAGACCTTGGAGTCAGGGACGTTCATCATCACGTCGGTAGGTATCACCTACGAGCTGCTGAGTGACGACCGAGTCCAGGTCGCGAGCGGGTTCGACACCGACCCACAACTGGAGAGTCGGTCGTTCGTCACGCTCCGGGACGACCGCGAGTACTTCCTTCCGTACCAGCCGTCGCCGACGGCCTACGCACCGACCATCGAGGAGCACCCGGGTTTATTCGATCA
This sequence is a window from Halobaculum roseum. Protein-coding genes within it:
- a CDS encoding ArnT family glycosyltransferase, with amino-acid sequence MTGASTERERDESAGSEDGTAARAVAAVRSRLDAGRVAAIVLAAIGAAVAVVVATGVFPFRSLNHDEGVYLQQADMLLSGQVFLRPPVEDAFRPWFFVESERGLYSKYAPVPSTVFALGKLLGGYTVALAGIAAGLVAGTVALGRELFDARVGALAGVLLLATPLFVVHSGVYLPYALTATLNVAFAVWYLRGERRESRRDATLAGAAVGLAFFARPYTAVLFATPFVLHAVVTLAASGAWRVPPAAAELVDEPADERARGLFVRRLITAALGTAGVLATFGYNAVVTGDPFLFPYLAFAPEDGVGFGERAILGHVVDYTPELGVEANRLVLDTLFTDWVVAGSLGAAAAAAGVALALVGRGLPGDHKAGDGALGGRVRRGLLAATFASVAAGNVAFWGNFNVLGALEVRTDGLIYYLGPYYHYDLIVPTAVFAAVACVALADGLRGAATQLAERAGRVEPRHARAVATVALLVAGAAAGGVAVGAVDDTVERNEAVTEELRAGYGPLVADGDPGAAVPEDSVLFLPTPYGPWLNHPFQALRNDPGHDGPRVYALGDTRELEVAREYPDRDLYRYVYAGSWVPTDDSTVRGGVREVERVAGDRLYLNATLQRPESVEGTTVRVTGDRGSTYLVANDSGGPLSLSMVVEDGELTVSGEDLVVSGGEGGEAEGAVLPLDDGDEIDVEVFVSTGPASGYSYRLSFPYERIDGTARALTATVERCPVPTRCVPEGVGDSPPDRGIEVTLTTPT
- a CDS encoding glycine betaine ABC transporter substrate-binding protein, with translation MGRGTEDPSNVRVGSKSFPEQRVLGYLAYHGLQSVEGIQVVNEIGYGNSRENWEATRTGIKDLYWEYTGTAWSRLPPRRDERITDPDRLYRLVSEDARSQGVRMAPPASFSNGYVLIADRDWSERTGVTTISEFATHVGSGDTDFGVALNEDFYHRSDGWSGLVEYYGIGSEAKETLESGTFIITSVGITYELLSDDRVQVASGFDTDPQLESRSFVTLRDDREYFLPYQPSPTAYAPTIEEHPGLFDHLRPIVSALDKRTIRRLTRRVIMEDESPSAVARSYLNEIGVVG